The following coding sequences lie in one Daphnia pulex isolate KAP4 chromosome 1, ASM2113471v1 genomic window:
- the LOC124191252 gene encoding methyltransferase-like protein 25B: protein MEFLNGQCEGEDIFFGEIVQLLSNFNWIYKSRNTDILADDILNCIPKSWIPIFQLNCLDNIQTAIKGDTKSSWPPDLSDLVTRCWRLSLWIDSSRKPEVTSKWKKVNPKKIHEVLNFAQLIGEKCAEKQIQHVVDIGAGLGYLDKELSDHWDLHVLGLERDAYRVLAASQRTSSDTKENTANRCRSTFKELAVKAENSLEDQIESVIGDWFDELKAQRESAPLLCMIGLHSCGDLSPVMMKLFINSRRFRTLLLVSCCYHRMEWKKDLPLADENLFPLSSSLKNASHIVPFHQQEGIQHLFRLAAQETPNRWMQQNTVNCQLQAQHTFYRSIIQLYAAIENIQLLKRQRRPVKTHNISDVFEEYVDQVIDGFGLEGDVAGHREKLVNIYRSNAHLLPALETLIVLQALFQPVAEALILVDRVVYLKENGLSATLRQIFDDRISPRCFVTIAEKLESP, encoded by the exons ATGGAATTCTTAAATGGGCAGTGTGAGGGAGAGGACATCTTTTTTGGCGAGATCGTGCAGCTTTTGTCAAACTTTAATTGGATCTACAAGTCGCGCAATACCGACATTTTAGCTGATGACATTCTAAATTGCATTCCCAAGTCTTGGATTCctatttttcaattgaattgtttgGACAATATTCAAACGGCCATCAAGGGTGACACTAAA TCGTCATGGCCACCGGATCTTTCCGATTTGGTGACACGGTGCTGGCGCCTTTCATTGTGGATAGACTCCAGTAGAAAGCCGGAAGTCACttcgaaatggaaaaaagtcaACCCGAAGAAAATCCACGAAGTCCTGAATTTCGCTCAGCTGATTGGTGAGAAATGCGCCGAGAAACAAATCCAACATGTCGTCGACATCGGAGCTGGTTTG GGATACTTGGACAAAGAGCTATCGGATCATTGGGACCTGCATGTACTTGGACTTGAACGAGATGCTTATAGAGTTTTGGCGGCCAGTCAACGGACCAGCAgtgacacaaaagaaaacacggCGAATCGATGCCGTTCCACTTTCAAGGAGTTGGCAGTGAAAGCCGAAAATTCCTTAGAGGATCAAATCGAATCCGTTATTGGCGACTGGTTCGATGAACTCAAAGCCCAACGCGAGTCCGCCCCGCTACTCTGTATGATTGGTTTGCATTCGTGTGGGGATCTGAGTCCTGTGATGATGAAACTATTTATCAACAGCCGTCGCTTCCGCACTCTCCTGTTGGTGTCGTGTTGCTATCACAGGATGGAATGGAAGAAAGACCTACCACTAGCGGATGAGAATTTATTTCCACTCAGCTCGAGTCTGAAAAATGCCAGTCATATTGTACCCTTCCATCAGCAGGAAGGCATTCAACATCTCTTCCGCTTGGCTGCCCAAGAAACACCCAATCGCTGGATGCAGCAAAACACCGTCAACTGTCAACTTCAAGCACAGCACACCTTCTACCGATCTATAATCCAACTCTACGCTGCCATTg AAAATATTCAACTGCTAAAACGGCAGAGGAGACCGGTCAAAACGCACAACATCTCCGACGTTTTTGAAGAGTACGTCGACCAGGTCATCGATGGGTTTGGATTAGAAGGAGACGTCGCCGGCCACCGGGAGAAATTGGTGAACATTTATCGATCCAACGCACATCTTCTACCGGCACTGGAGACTCTGATAGTTTTACAAGCACTTTTCCAGCCAGTTGCCGAGGCGTTGATCCTCGTCGATCGAGTAGTCTACCTAAAAGAAAACGGACTTTCCGCTACTTTGCGACAGATATTCGATGACCGCATTTCACCGCGATGTTTTGTCACCATTGCAGAGAAACTAGAGTCTCCATAA
- the LOC124191259 gene encoding uricase-like, with product MSTYKIVDDAYGKSGVKLLHIKRDGPVHSIRELEVSSQLTLSSKKDYTEGDNSDIVATDSQKNTVYLLAKKHGVNSPEEFAILLCRHYLSTYAHVLKAQVQIELYPWQRIDADGKKHNHAFVFTPVATRFCAARMEKNGIPTIESGLKDLRVLKTTQSAFVNFVNDDYRSLPDASDRVFSTVITSRWEYSTVNVDFCKAWNTVKDAIIKVFAGPADKGIYSPSVQNTLHLTEKLVLDSVPEINYIEMILPNKHYINVDLSKFKNVGFAHNDTVLQPLDKPSGNIRAALTRTLASKL from the exons ATGTCGACTTACAAGATCGTGGATGATGCTTACG GTAAATCTGGGGTGAAACTGTTGCACATCAAACGTGATGGACCTGTCCATTCCATCAGAGAATTGGAGGTCAGCAGCCAGTTGACATTGTCTTCCAAGAAGGACTACACTGAAG gcgACAATTCCGACATCGTCGCCACCGATTCCCAGAAGAACACAGTCTATCTTCTGGCTAAGAAACACGGTGTCAACAGCCCCGAAGAGTTTGCCATCCTCCTATGTCGCCATTATCTCAGCACCTATGCTCACGTACTGAAGGCCCAAGTCCAGATTGAGCTCTATCCATGGCAGAGGATCGATGCCGATGGAAAGAAACACAATCACGCGTTCGTGTTCACACCTGTGGCCACTCGCTTTTGCGCCGCTCGCATGGAGAAAAACG GAATTCCGACTATCGAATCAGGACTGAAAGATCTGCGCGTGTTGAAAACGACCCAATCCGCTTTTGTCAACTTCGTCAACGACGATTAcc GTTCCCTGCCCGATGCCAGTGATCGTGTCTTCAGTACCGTGATTACTTCACGATGGGAATACTCAACGGTTAATGTCGACTTTTGTAAAGCTTG GAATACGGTAAAGGATGCCATCATTAAAGTGTTCGCCGGACCAGCGGACAAGGGCATCTACTCGCCATCAGTTCAGAACACTTTACATCTCACAGAGAAACTGGTGCTGGATTCCGTTCCTGAG ATTAATTATATCGAAATGATCTTGCCAAACAAGCACTACATTAACGTAGACTTGTCGAAATTCAAGAATGTCGGATTCGCCCACAACGATACCGTCCTCCAGCCACTGGACAAACCATCGGGCAACATTCGAGCAGCTTTGACCCGTACCCTGGCctcaaaattgtaa
- the LOC124191245 gene encoding kynureninase-like, whose product MDKSHESIAAANGITQQRQHVELTNTLQKWGDSFGVTLESLEFAKRMDAVDPLRDIRANFTFPTMKDLPCVDQSLVENLDEECIYLCGNSLGLKPKRADAYQQDVLNCWGKLGVFTHFTGRFPAAQCDLLVKDSLVKLVGAGHSDEVVCMNGLSVNIHLLLISFYRPTANRYKIMIEGHAFPSDRYAVVSQLKLHGYTEEDGLVILQTRPGEHLLRTEDILAAIQEHGQSVAVVFLSGVHYYTGQKFDIETITKSGQAQGCLVGWDLAHAAGNIELKLHDWSVDFACWCSYKYLNSGAGCIAGAFVHRKHHQDDRPRLCGWWSNREETRFDMQHSVDAAPGADAYRLCNPPPALVALHKAGLEIFEEAGMDRLLAKQYLLTGYLEYLMDHLDPDAGETGDEKFVEIITPRDPRQRGTQLSVMFPFSVKEIHEKLEKRGVVCDVRLPSVMRLAPTASYNTFTDVYRFFTVLKQVMMECRM is encoded by the exons ATGGACAAGTCGCACGAATCGATCGCGGCGGCAAACGGAATAACGCAACAGCGCCAACAT GTTGAGCTGACGAACACCTTGCAAAAGTGGGGCGATAGTTTCGGTGTCACCTTGGAAAGTTTGGAATTCGCCAAGCGAATGGATGCCGTCGACCCGCTTCGAGATATCCGAGCCAATTTCACCTTCCCCACGATGAAAGATTTGCCTTGTG TGGATCAGTCGCTTGTTGAAAATCTTGACGAGGAATGCATTTACCTGTGTGGAAATTCTCTCGGTCTCAAACCCAAACGTGCCGATGCCTACCAACAAGACGTTTTGAATTGCTGGGGTAAATT GGGTGTATTCACCCATTTCACTGGGCGCTTCCCTGCCGCCCAGTGCGATTTACTGGTCAAAGACTCTTTGGTGAAACTGGTGGGTGCCGGGCACTCGGATGAAGTCGTTTGCATGAACGGCCTGTCGGTCAACATTCATTTGCTGCTCATTTCCTTCTACCGGCCGACAGCCAATCGCTACAAAATCATGATTGAAGGCCACGCTTTTCCTTCCGACCGA tACGCAGTTGTATCGCAATTGAAATTGCACGGTTACACGGAAGAGGACGGATTGGTTATTTTACAAACTAGACCGGGTGAGCATCTTCTCCGCACGGAGGATATTTTAGCGGCTATTCAAGAGCACGGGCAAAGCGTAGCCGTCGTCTTCTTGTCCGGAGTTCATTATTATACAG GACAGAAATTTGACATAGAGACGATCACAAAGAGCGGCCAAGCTCAAGGATGTCTAGTTGGATGGGATTTGGCTCACGCTGCAG GCAACATCGAGTTAAAACTTCACGACTGGTCAGTGGATTTCGCCTGCTGGTGTTCTTATAAG tATCTGAATTCAGGAGCGGGTTGCATTGCCGGCGCTTTCGTTCACCGAAAACACCATCAAGATGATCGCCCAAGGCTCTGCGGATGGTGGAGTAATCGCGAAGAAACGCGATTCGATATGCAACATAGTGTCGACGCCGCTCCCGGAGCCGACGCCTACCGTCTCTGCAATCCTCCACCGGCTCTTGTTGCTTTGCACAAGGCCGGCCTTGAG ATCTTTGAGGAAGCCGGGATGGATCGTTTGCTTGCCAAGCAGTATTTGCTGACGGGCTATCTTGAATATCTCATGGATCATCTGGATCCTGATGCTGGCGAAACTGGAGACGAGAAATTCGTGGAAATTATTACGCCACGTGATCCCCGGCAGAGGGGCACTCAATTGTCCGTCATGTTCCCGTTCTCCGTCAAGGAGATTCACGAGAAACTGGAGAAAAGAGGAGTTGTG TGTGACGTCCGTTTGCCGAGCGTCATGCGTTTAGCTCCGACGGCGTCCTACAACACATTCACGGATGTTTATCGATTTTTCACGGTACTGAAGCAGGTGATGATGGAGTGCAGGATGTAG